Genomic window (Alkalihalobacillus sp. TS-13):
TTGATACCGATTGCGGGAAAATCGCAATCTTAATCTGTTATGACATCGAGTTTCCAGAACTTTCGAGATATGTAACCGATAAAGGAGCGCGGATCATCTTCACTCCATTCTGTACAGATGATCGTCAAGGATATCTACGGGTCCGATATTGTGCGCAAGCTCGCGCAATCGAAAACCAGGTGTACACGGTATTATCAGGAACGGTCGGGAATCTGCCGCAAACGGAAAACATGGATATCCAATATGCGCAATCAGGCATCTTTACGCCATCTGACTTCACCTTTCCTCGAGATGGGATTGTCGGAGAATGTAACCCGAATATCGAAACGGTAGTTGTTGGTGATGTCGATTTAGAGATTTTACGGAGACATAGACGGTCAGGAAGTGTCATGCAATTGAGAGACCGCCGACGCGACTTATACGAAGTGATTATGAAAAAACAAGATGAACAATGATTTAAAGACAGGTATTTGACCTGTCTTTTTAAAATTAGGGGGGTAAATAATTCTGTTGATTTCTGGCTAAGTTTGATTTTACTGAAATTCACGACACTCCTGCGGGAAAAGCGAGCCAGGCAAGACCCCACTCTCTTTAAAAGGATCTTCGACTATAATAATGGACTTCGACTAAATACCACCACGTCCTATGGTGAACGTCGAAGTCAGTACATCCTGTACAAGTACGTCCTGTGGTGAACGTCGAAGCCAGCAATAAGGAAAGCTTCTAAGAATTCTCATCGCAGACACGAAAATGATTTCAATTTTGTGTTGAGATCCTGTGCAAGTGAGGAGGCTTGCGGATAAGGGTTAATGCTTGGATGTGATGTCTAGCTCAGCGACCAGTCACTTGTATCACTTCAAACTTCCTGCGGCGGCGACAGCCTCCTCGTCCGTTTTCCAGTGGCCTACGTGACTCATCGGGTCGCTTCCGCTTTTCGTTGGAAAGGGAGTGAATTTCGCAAAAATCAACAATAAAGGATATCAAAGCCTTCAATTAAGTATAAGATCAACTATGGCGCAGCCTCCACTAAAGATTGGCTTTGCCAAGTTTTCTTTATTTTCCGGGGAATATTGACATATTCTCCCTGCGATATTTGCCGCAAACTGGTTTCGACAGCACATTAGGTCTCAGTATGGCAAGAGCCCTTCTGAACCATCCTTGTTTGACGAAATTTTATAAAGGGTGTGCAATTATCCTGTCAGGTTTCTGGAAAATTTTCACCAGAGAAGTGGTTGAATTAGTGAAATTTTTATACAATGGTGATATACCTGTTTTATAAAAGAGTTTAGGAGGAAGTCATGAGCTGGAAAAAAGATTACGAACGTTGGAGCAATTTTCAACAACTTGATGAAGAATTACATGAGCAGCTTCTTTTAATGAAGGATTCTGACGAGAAGCTTGAAGATTGTTTTTATAAAACGTTAGAGTTCGGAACCGGGGGCATGCGTGGGGAAATCGGTCCTGGAACGAACCGGATGAACATGTATACGATCCGGAAGGCCTCTGAAGGGCTGGCACGGTACATAGAATCATTTGGTGAGAAAGTAAAGTTAAGAGGTGTCGTGATTGCCTATGATTCACGCCACAAGTCCCCTGAATTTGCGATGGAAGCAGCCAAGACTTTAGGTCGCCATGGCATACAGACTTATGTATTTGAAGATCTTCGTCCGACACCGGTATTATCTTTTGCAGTCCGTTATTTGAACGCATTCTCAGGAATTGTCGTGACAGCAAGTCATAATCCGCCCGAATATAACGGGTTTAAAGTGTATGGAGAAGATGGAGGTCAACTCCCTCCCGTAGCAGCGAATGACGTCATCAATTTCGTGAATGATGTTGAAAATGAATTGGACATTGAAGTTGTCGATGAGGATGAACTGAAAAAGACTGGGCTGCTGAAGATCGTCGGAGAAGAAATCGATCGTCCCTATAATGAAAAATTAGTCGGGATCTCCGTTGATCCTGCATTGATCAAGGAACAGGAAGATTTAAAAATCGTTTTCACACCCTTACATGGAACAGCGAACATTCCGGTCCGTCGAGGCCTGGAGTCTTTAGGTTTCAAAAACGTCACGGTCGTCAGTGAGCAAGAGAAGCCAGATCCTGAGTTCTCAACAGTCAAATCTCCAAACCCTGAAGAGCACGCAGCATTTGAACTTGCCATCCAATATGGAGAGCGTGAAGGTGCAGATGTACTGATCGCTACAGACCCGGATGCAGACAGAGTCGGTGTCGCTGTAAAGGATAATCAAGGAAATTACGTTGTGCTGACCGGAAACCAGACTGGTGCTTTAATACTCAATTATTTATTGAAACAAAAGAAGAAGTTAGGTACATTACCTGATAACGGTGTTGTATTGAAGACGATCGTTACGTCTGAAATCGGTCGGACGATTGCCAAGAAATACGGTCTTACTACTGTCGATACGTTGACAGGGTTCAAGTTCATTGGTGAAAAAATGGGTGAGTATGAGCGTTCGGGAGAATATGAATTCCTATTCGGATACGAAGAAAGCTATGGATATCTGATTGGCGATTTCGTCCGAGATAAAGATGCCGTACAGGCTTGCCTTATGGCTGCTGAAGTGAGCGCCTATTATAAATCCAAAGGGATGACACTATATGAAGGTTTGATGGAAGTATTCGAAGAGTACGGATACTATCAAGAAGGATTGGAATCGTTGACACTGAAAGGGAAGAAAGGTGCTGAACAAATACAGGAAATCCTTTCGACTTTCCGTAATCAACCACCTTCAGAATTTGGCGGGATCTCGATTTCTGTCATCGAAGATTATCAAAGCCGTGAAAGATTATTAGTAAAATCTACTGAAACGGAAGAAATCGTTCTGCCTCCATCCAATGTAATCAAATACACACTTGATGACGGATCATGGGTATGTTTACGCCCGTCGGGGACAGAACCGAAAATCAAATTCTATTTTGGGGTTCAATCCTCTACTTTCGAAGCTAGCAAAAAACACCTTTTCAACATCAAGAAGGATGTCATGGATAAAGTAAATCGAATCCTTTGAAAATAGAAAAGAGGCTTTCCCTTACGTGATCACTCCATTCATGGAGCAGCCTGCACGTGGATTAAGGGAGGCCTCTTTTACTGTGGGGTGTTTATCAAGTCTCTGTTTGATTTGACCTTTCCAATTCCATTGCAGGAGGGGCATTTCTTTTTCTTCATAAAAGAGAAAAGGGAAGACTTTTTGCCGGTGCCTTTGCATTTTGGACAAATAACGAAAATCGCCATCAGTTATCATCACCTAACTTGAAGATTGCGTGAATTCAGTTATTCAAGGGTAAACTTTTATTATCATTCTATGTAAGATAATGCGTTGCTAAACATTGTCTAGGCAAAATCATGAGAATAAAGAACTAGAGAGGTGAAAATCGTGATTCAAGCAATCTTATTATTTATCATTGCAGGACTCGCTGAAATTGGAGGGGGCTATTTATTTTGGCTCTGGTTACGTGAGGGCTCCCCTTATTGGTATGGAATAGTGGGTGCACTTGTTTTGATCATTTATGGAATTGTCCCAACCTTTCAAGCTTTTCCCACATTCGGTCGTGTGTTCGCTGCTTATGGAGGCGTGTTCATCGTTTTGGCTCTCTTATGGGGATGGCTGATTGATAAAAAGACACCTGATCACTATGATGTTCTCGGAGCCATTGTCTGTCTTATCGGTGTTTCAATCATCATTTGGGCACCGCGAGTCAATTAGTAAGTGGAGGGGAGCTTTTTGTCAAAGTAATGAATGTCGTCGTCACTCCGACTGCGATGATGGTTATCACGGAATAAAGGAAGGATTGTGTGCCGAGGATCAAACCTCCGAATACAATGACGATTGCATCGATCAGGAAAATGAGGATTCCGACATTCACTTTTGTCATCCGCGACAGCATTTGTGCAAGTAAATCCGTCCCTCCGGTGCTAGTTTCCTGTTGGAGCATGATTCCGATACCTGTTCCGACCAAAAAACCGCCGATTAAAGCGCAAAGGAGAAGCGGGGGATGACTCCAATGACGAATTGGCGCAAATGCATCAATGAAAAAAGACGAGATCAACATGCCGTGTAAACTATTATAAAAATAAGAACGATGGTAGAACCAGGCTAGTCCATAAAGAGGCAAACTTAAAAAGATGATGACTAGGCCGGGCTG
Coding sequences:
- a CDS encoding phospho-sugar mutase, which encodes MSWKKDYERWSNFQQLDEELHEQLLLMKDSDEKLEDCFYKTLEFGTGGMRGEIGPGTNRMNMYTIRKASEGLARYIESFGEKVKLRGVVIAYDSRHKSPEFAMEAAKTLGRHGIQTYVFEDLRPTPVLSFAVRYLNAFSGIVVTASHNPPEYNGFKVYGEDGGQLPPVAANDVINFVNDVENELDIEVVDEDELKKTGLLKIVGEEIDRPYNEKLVGISVDPALIKEQEDLKIVFTPLHGTANIPVRRGLESLGFKNVTVVSEQEKPDPEFSTVKSPNPEEHAAFELAIQYGEREGADVLIATDPDADRVGVAVKDNQGNYVVLTGNQTGALILNYLLKQKKKLGTLPDNGVVLKTIVTSEIGRTIAKKYGLTTVDTLTGFKFIGEKMGEYERSGEYEFLFGYEESYGYLIGDFVRDKDAVQACLMAAEVSAYYKSKGMTLYEGLMEVFEEYGYYQEGLESLTLKGKKGAEQIQEILSTFRNQPPSEFGGISISVIEDYQSRERLLVKSTETEEIVLPPSNVIKYTLDDGSWVCLRPSGTEPKIKFYFGVQSSTFEASKKHLFNIKKDVMDKVNRIL
- a CDS encoding YnfA family protein, whose product is MIQAILLFIIAGLAEIGGGYLFWLWLREGSPYWYGIVGALVLIIYGIVPTFQAFPTFGRVFAAYGGVFIVLALLWGWLIDKKTPDHYDVLGAIVCLIGVSIIIWAPRVN
- a CDS encoding YitT family protein — protein: MKKWFAIFIGSLFIGVGINGLLAPHHLLDGGIIGISLIANYTWGFQPGLVIIFLSLPLYGLAWFYHRSYFYNSLHGMLISSFFIDAFAPIRHWSHPPLLLCALIGGFLVGTGIGIMLQQETSTGGTDLLAQMLSRMTKVNVGILIFLIDAIVIVFGGLILGTQSFLYSVITIIAVGVTTTFITLTKSSPPLTN